A genomic region of Stenotrophomonas sp. NA06056 contains the following coding sequences:
- the fusA gene encoding elongation factor G: MSTNTQTLSRLRNLGIIAHIDAGKTTLTERLLWKTGEIHRVGEVHDGNATTDFSAIERERGITIGAAAVHAQWAPRDLPLHQLTLIDTPGHIDFAIEVERSLRVLDGAVAVFSAVDGVQPQSETVWRQARRHGVPLIAFVNKMDRIGASFERVLEQLQDKLRARPWALGVPLGSEGEFHGWVDLVDGRVLHWQDGGAATVTAWSDAECAQWQPQRNALVEAVADHDDVLATAWLEGRDIDAAMLRTAIRRATLAGAGVPVLAGAAFKDKGIETLLDAVVDYLPSPLDRPAVTAEGEGGDVLLPPDPDGPLAGLLFKITHQQHGALSFVRLYSGTLKVGDNVASSQHPQGRRISRLVRVQADQTQDIGQAVAGDIVAVLGWKDAVSGETLSGRGQPLRLESIQTQAPVLAWRLEPARAADLIRLAQGLASLAQEDPSFRVETDRDTGETLAWGMGELHLEVMVERLRSEWKLDIGIGAPRVAYQETPQRAVEGVVGRLVKQTGGQGQFAHVVLDVVPRDDGEVVFNDRIVGGVVPRNFIAAVEKGVRAALSEGPQGHPVVGIEVSLVDGQTHAKDSSEMAFHRAGSEGIKAALAASGTQLLEPVMAVTVHSPSASVGDVVGDLNRRHGRVARIDDQDGRAEVSGFAPLAQLVGYTTSLRSLSQGRASSESHLHGYEPVRAS, encoded by the coding sequence ATGAGCACCAATACCCAGACTCTGTCGCGTCTTCGCAACCTCGGCATCATTGCCCACATCGACGCTGGCAAGACCACCCTTACCGAACGCCTTCTGTGGAAGACCGGCGAGATCCACCGCGTCGGCGAAGTGCACGACGGCAACGCGACCACCGACTTCTCGGCGATCGAGCGCGAACGCGGCATCACCATCGGCGCCGCTGCCGTGCACGCCCAATGGGCGCCGCGCGATCTGCCGCTGCACCAGCTGACCTTGATCGACACCCCCGGCCATATCGACTTCGCCATCGAGGTCGAGCGCTCGCTGCGCGTGCTGGATGGCGCCGTGGCCGTGTTCTCGGCCGTGGACGGTGTGCAGCCGCAATCAGAAACCGTGTGGCGCCAGGCGCGTCGGCATGGCGTGCCGTTGATCGCGTTCGTCAACAAGATGGATCGCATCGGCGCTTCGTTCGAGCGTGTGCTGGAGCAGCTGCAGGACAAGCTGCGGGCGCGCCCGTGGGCGCTCGGTGTTCCGCTGGGCAGCGAAGGTGAATTCCATGGCTGGGTCGACCTGGTCGATGGCCGCGTGCTGCACTGGCAGGACGGCGGCGCGGCGACGGTAACGGCCTGGAGCGACGCCGAATGCGCTCAATGGCAACCGCAGCGCAATGCGCTGGTCGAAGCCGTGGCCGATCACGACGATGTGCTGGCAACGGCATGGCTGGAAGGCCGCGACATCGACGCCGCGATGCTGCGCACAGCGATCCGCCGCGCAACACTGGCGGGTGCGGGCGTGCCGGTGCTGGCTGGGGCTGCGTTCAAGGACAAGGGCATCGAAACGCTGCTGGATGCAGTGGTCGATTACCTGCCGTCGCCGCTGGATCGTCCGGCTGTTACCGCCGAGGGCGAGGGCGGGGACGTCCTGCTGCCGCCGGACCCGGACGGTCCGCTGGCGGGCCTGTTGTTCAAGATCACCCACCAGCAGCACGGCGCGTTGAGCTTCGTGCGGCTGTACTCGGGCACCTTGAAGGTGGGCGACAACGTGGCCAGCTCGCAGCACCCACAAGGGCGCCGCATCAGCCGTCTGGTGCGCGTGCAGGCCGACCAGACCCAGGACATCGGGCAGGCCGTGGCCGGCGACATCGTTGCGGTGCTGGGCTGGAAGGATGCCGTCAGCGGTGAAACGCTGAGTGGGCGAGGGCAGCCCTTGCGTCTGGAGAGTATCCAGACGCAGGCCCCGGTGCTTGCATGGCGGCTGGAGCCGGCACGTGCGGCCGACCTGATCCGATTGGCGCAGGGTCTGGCCAGCCTGGCCCAGGAAGATCCCTCGTTCCGCGTGGAGACTGATCGCGACACGGGTGAAACCCTGGCCTGGGGCATGGGTGAGCTGCACCTGGAAGTGATGGTGGAGCGCCTGCGCAGCGAATGGAAACTGGACATCGGCATTGGCGCGCCGCGCGTGGCTTACCAGGAGACGCCACAGCGTGCCGTTGAAGGCGTTGTGGGTCGGTTGGTCAAGCAGACCGGTGGCCAGGGTCAGTTCGCGCACGTGGTGCTGGATGTGGTGCCGCGCGACGACGGCGAGGTCGTGTTCAATGACCGCATCGTCGGTGGCGTGGTCCCGCGCAACTTCATCGCCGCAGTGGAGAAGGGCGTTCGTGCCGCGCTGTCGGAAGGGCCGCAAGGTCATCCGGTGGTCGGCATCGAAGTCAGCCTGGTGGATGGCCAGACCCACGCGAAGGATTCGTCGGAGATGGCGTTCCATCGGGCAGGCAGCGAGGGCATCAAGGCCGCGCTGGCGGCCAGCGGTACGCAGCTGCTGGAACCGGTGATGGCGGTGACGGTGCATTCGCCGTCGGCGTCGGTGGGTGACGTGGTGGGCGATCTGAATCGTCGCCATGGCCGCGTCGCCCGCATTGATGACCAGGACGGTCGCGCCGAAGTCAGTGGGTTCGCGCCACTGGCGCAGCTGGTCGGTTACACGACCTCGCTGCGCTCGCTGAGCCAGGGACGGGCCAGCAGCGAATCGCACCTGCATGGCTACGAGCCGGTGCGCGCTTCGTAG
- a CDS encoding lysozyme inhibitor LprI family protein encodes MNILALILTSTNLIRIFTTGPEFVRENPNNFHCNQPDVIAKAVEKVRSEARDRMYVEGLSQHSTPRRSTDDLEELVDSIPIDLRVTQTKASESAFALIECEATIEFEIPDHTMNVIRRDQRSKDVTTRGHAQLTDKGIFWGNFRFGVEFDGRRPTIVELSGLQFPQVLLSTIAITIADSDIILERRLAMVAADFYFVDRDLNSFWRALSTQQRLRMRRSQREWIVEKVRTCSDVDGKGYESLTIVEKIDALNCHRGMTEERLTRLYN; translated from the coding sequence TTGAATATCCTCGCCCTGATACTGACATCGACCAATCTCATTCGCATCTTCACCACCGGACCGGAATTTGTCCGAGAGAACCCAAACAACTTCCATTGCAACCAGCCTGATGTAATCGCGAAAGCAGTGGAAAAAGTAAGATCCGAAGCCCGGGATCGCATGTATGTAGAGGGGCTATCCCAACATTCAACGCCCCGCAGATCAACCGACGACCTGGAGGAACTGGTTGATTCGATTCCAATCGATCTCAGAGTCACCCAGACCAAAGCGTCAGAAAGCGCCTTTGCGCTCATCGAATGTGAAGCCACGATAGAGTTTGAAATTCCGGATCACACCATGAATGTGATACGCAGGGATCAACGCTCCAAGGACGTCACGACACGCGGCCACGCGCAACTCACCGACAAGGGAATTTTCTGGGGCAATTTTAGATTCGGGGTTGAATTTGACGGAAGGAGGCCAACCATTGTCGAGCTGTCTGGCCTGCAATTTCCACAAGTCCTACTGTCAACCATTGCGATCACGATAGCGGACAGCGACATCATCCTTGAGCGTCGTCTGGCAATGGTCGCTGCCGATTTTTACTTCGTGGATAGAGACCTCAACTCCTTCTGGAGGGCGCTCTCGACACAGCAGCGCCTGCGCATGCGAAGGTCGCAGCGCGAGTGGATTGTCGAGAAGGTGAGAACCTGCAGCGATGTTGATGGAAAAGGTTACGAGTCCCTGACGATCGTTGAGAAAATTGACGCTCTCAATTGCCATCGCGGAATGACAGAGGAGCGGCTGACACGCCTTTACAACTAG
- a CDS encoding heme ABC transporter ATP-binding protein yields the protein MSAFLQLRDVVVRRQQREILHGITLAFQPGTVTALVGPNGAGKSTLLGVAAGDLRADGGDVQLHGRPLRDYKAGPLARERAVMPQEHGVRFAFSVEEVVAMGRLPHPPDPQVDDAQVERAIDAAELQALRLREVQQLSGGESARTTFARVLAQDTPLLLLDEPTAALDLRHQERTLRSVRACAEAGACVIVVLHDLNLAAGYSDRIVLLEQGRVAADGTPSDVLTEANLQRVYQQDVVVLQHPRRGVPLVVVT from the coding sequence ATGAGCGCTTTTCTGCAATTGCGCGACGTGGTGGTGCGCCGTCAGCAGCGCGAGATCCTGCATGGCATCACCCTGGCATTCCAGCCGGGCACGGTGACGGCATTGGTGGGGCCCAACGGCGCGGGCAAGTCGACGCTGCTGGGCGTGGCGGCGGGCGATCTGCGCGCCGATGGCGGCGATGTACAGCTGCACGGACGCCCGTTGCGTGACTACAAGGCCGGGCCACTCGCGCGCGAACGGGCGGTGATGCCGCAGGAGCATGGCGTGCGCTTCGCCTTCAGCGTGGAAGAAGTCGTGGCGATGGGGCGCCTGCCGCATCCGCCTGACCCGCAGGTGGACGATGCGCAGGTGGAACGCGCGATCGATGCTGCCGAACTGCAGGCACTGCGCCTGCGCGAAGTACAGCAGCTGTCGGGCGGCGAATCGGCGCGGACCACCTTCGCCCGCGTGCTGGCACAGGACACGCCGTTGCTGTTGCTGGACGAGCCTACGGCTGCGCTGGATCTGCGCCACCAGGAGCGCACCCTGCGCAGCGTGCGTGCCTGCGCCGAAGCGGGCGCGTGTGTGATCGTGGTGCTGCATGACCTCAATCTGGCGGCCGGTTACTCCGATCGCATCGTGCTGCTGGAGCAGGGCAGGGTAGCCGCTGACGGCACGCCTTCGGACGTGCTGACCGAAGCCAACCTGCAGCGCGTCTACCAGCAGGACGTGGTGGTGCTGCAGCATCCGCGCCGCGGTGTGCCGTTGGTGGTGGTTACCTGA
- a CDS encoding iron ABC transporter permease, with the protein MSPADRRRRRGRTMLLIALVALLGAVLASFAVGPLRLPPLEVMQALAVKLGLLDPQSVSSRDLAVVWQLRIPRALLGAMVGAALAMAGASLQGLFGNPLADPGIVGVSQGAALGAVAAIVLGAAGAAGWLVPVAAFGGGAAAIGLTYALARPGKGSGNATLLLVGIAMAAFCSALIGFLTYIANESELQSLVFWQMGSLARANWADVVAVLPLFAIGAIALQRLATPLDMLALGERQAQHLGLDVARTRRLLVAFSALLVGAAVAFAGSISFVGLVVPHVARLLVGPGHRWLLPLSGLLGALLIVVADTAARTLDPPAEIPLGLFSAALGAPFFLWLVLQQRRKAAA; encoded by the coding sequence ATGAGTCCTGCGGATCGACGCCGCCGTCGCGGGCGGACGATGTTGTTGATTGCGCTGGTCGCGCTGCTGGGTGCGGTGCTGGCGTCGTTCGCCGTGGGGCCGCTGCGCTTGCCACCGCTGGAAGTGATGCAGGCGCTGGCTGTGAAGCTTGGCTTGCTGGATCCGCAATCGGTCAGCAGCCGTGACCTGGCCGTGGTGTGGCAGCTGCGCATTCCGCGTGCGCTGCTGGGTGCCATGGTGGGGGCGGCACTGGCGATGGCCGGCGCCAGCCTGCAGGGGCTGTTCGGCAATCCGCTGGCCGATCCGGGCATCGTTGGTGTCAGCCAAGGCGCTGCATTGGGTGCCGTGGCGGCAATCGTGCTCGGTGCCGCCGGTGCAGCCGGTTGGCTGGTGCCGGTGGCGGCGTTCGGCGGCGGTGCCGCTGCGATCGGGTTGACCTACGCGCTGGCACGGCCGGGCAAGGGTAGTGGTAATGCCACGCTGTTGCTGGTGGGCATTGCCATGGCCGCATTCTGCTCGGCGCTGATTGGTTTCCTGACCTACATCGCCAACGAAAGCGAGCTGCAATCGCTGGTGTTCTGGCAGATGGGCTCGTTGGCGCGCGCCAACTGGGCCGATGTGGTGGCGGTGTTGCCGCTGTTTGCCATCGGTGCAATCGCGCTGCAGCGCCTGGCCACGCCGCTGGACATGCTGGCGCTGGGCGAGCGCCAGGCGCAGCACCTGGGGCTGGATGTGGCGCGTACGCGACGCCTGCTGGTCGCGTTCAGTGCGCTGCTGGTCGGGGCTGCGGTGGCGTTCGCCGGTTCGATCAGTTTTGTCGGCCTGGTGGTGCCGCACGTGGCGCGCTTGCTGGTGGGTCCTGGCCATCGCTGGCTGCTGCCGTTGTCGGGCCTGCTGGGTGCGCTGCTGATCGTGGTGGCCGACACCGCTGCACGCACCCTGGACCCGCCCGCCGAGATTCCGCTCGGCCTGTTCTCGGCCGCGCTAGGCGCGCCGTTCTTCCTGTGGCTGGTGCTGCAGCAGCGTCGCAAGGCGGCCGCATGA
- a CDS encoding ABC transporter substrate-binding protein translates to MNIASRLRLCALPIAVSLVLAACGDKAPPSSGTPDKAAPTAAAAEAGALPAGWQRVAGDDVPTLMGQQAVLPSKVHSDDGADVEVADTSRIIAGGDDIIAVIEALGVGQQVFAAPTNTTTQAGLAAPHQFLFNRTTGVEGVLSLQGSLFIGNSLRRHTELAKKLREVGEPAVVIDDLQPAPDKVRKIAAVLGVADAGQTLATLVQRQLDEAAVIGKGLGHAPRVIHVSATGAGGAPTVAGADSASAKLIALAGGINIGTEAGVANYSRLSNEGVVAAAPEVILVTEHDLQLFGGAEGLWKAYPTLKQTPAGQANRVWVMPDAQLKYASIGSGAGAQALARALAALPKA, encoded by the coding sequence ATGAACATCGCTTCCCGCCTGCGCCTGTGTGCGCTCCCGATTGCCGTTTCGCTGGTGCTGGCCGCCTGTGGCGACAAGGCGCCGCCGTCTTCGGGCACCCCCGACAAGGCCGCGCCGACTGCCGCCGCCGCCGAGGCCGGGGCACTTCCCGCAGGCTGGCAGCGGGTGGCGGGCGATGATGTGCCGACCCTGATGGGGCAGCAGGCAGTGCTGCCGAGCAAGGTGCATTCCGATGATGGCGCCGATGTGGAGGTGGCCGACACCAGCCGGATCATTGCCGGCGGTGACGACATCATCGCGGTGATCGAAGCGTTGGGGGTGGGCCAGCAGGTGTTTGCCGCGCCGACCAACACCACCACCCAGGCAGGCCTGGCCGCACCGCACCAGTTCCTGTTCAACCGCACCACCGGCGTGGAAGGCGTACTGAGCCTGCAGGGCTCGCTGTTCATCGGCAACAGCCTGCGCCGTCACACCGAACTAGCGAAGAAGCTGCGCGAAGTGGGCGAACCTGCGGTCGTGATCGATGACCTGCAGCCGGCACCGGACAAGGTGCGCAAGATTGCCGCCGTGCTCGGCGTGGCCGACGCAGGGCAGACCCTGGCCACGCTGGTGCAGCGCCAGCTGGACGAGGCGGCTGTGATCGGCAAGGGCCTGGGGCATGCGCCGCGGGTGATCCATGTCTCGGCAACGGGTGCCGGCGGTGCGCCGACCGTGGCCGGTGCCGACAGCGCGTCGGCCAAGCTGATCGCGCTGGCAGGCGGCATCAACATCGGCACCGAGGCCGGTGTGGCCAACTATTCGCGACTGAGCAACGAGGGCGTGGTTGCGGCGGCACCGGAGGTGATCCTGGTGACCGAGCATGACCTGCAGTTGTTCGGCGGTGCCGAGGGCCTGTGGAAGGCCTATCCGACGCTGAAGCAGACGCCGGCTGGACAGGCCAACCGGGTCTGGGTGATGCCGGATGCGCAGCTGAAGTACGCCAGCATCGGTTCCGGTGCGGGTGCGCAGGCATTGGCCAGGGCGCTGGCGGCGCTGCCGAAGGCATGA
- a CDS encoding ATP-binding protein, translating into MSFRPSFRLTSLAAGLLLAVTATAQPVFDQPASATFKGQVVSRGENVVPGSTADVTGRGFVPGQQVSLLRGDTVLNSQPVVVDADGNFKTQLAIPADAVPGTHPVVVRASQPAAATVLKLRVSPQVPLSGQAQFATQSNKLVPGLYQSAYSAASNAVFVTSAVGRPPVTQSQLLKLDPKSLKVTKAITPAQVPGSTNGAVFAVYGVGVDDANGNVWVSNTRQDTVAVYRQADLSLVHQFPVGTVPHARDVVVDSTHGKVFASATGEDHLSVFDAKTLKALEPITLASGVDDEKFVPMSLVLDEPSGKLFTVSIGTPEAAVIDVASGKVDKVIDLGNSISASGVAFDAQRNRLYVASQGTDNLLIVDVASGKVVHDVPVGAGALNVAFDAKSGLAYVTNRGAGTVTAVDRDGKVVGNLDGGTFPNHVRADGKGNVFAVNKSRGAEDPKGDRITRISLRQP; encoded by the coding sequence ATGTCGTTCCGTCCGTCTTTCCGTCTCACCTCCCTGGCTGCCGGCCTGCTGCTGGCAGTGACCGCCACCGCACAGCCGGTGTTCGACCAGCCGGCCAGCGCCACCTTCAAGGGCCAGGTTGTCTCACGCGGTGAGAACGTGGTTCCCGGCAGCACCGCCGATGTCACCGGCCGCGGCTTCGTGCCGGGCCAGCAGGTCAGCCTGCTGCGTGGCGATACCGTGCTCAACAGTCAGCCCGTGGTGGTGGATGCCGATGGCAACTTCAAGACCCAGCTGGCCATTCCGGCCGACGCGGTGCCGGGCACCCACCCGGTGGTGGTGCGCGCCAGCCAGCCGGCCGCTGCAACCGTGCTGAAGCTGCGCGTGTCGCCGCAGGTGCCGCTGTCGGGCCAGGCGCAGTTCGCCACCCAGTCCAACAAGCTGGTGCCGGGTCTGTACCAGTCGGCCTACAGCGCCGCCAGCAACGCGGTGTTCGTCACCTCGGCGGTCGGTCGCCCGCCGGTTACCCAGTCGCAGCTGCTGAAGCTGGACCCGAAGTCGCTGAAGGTAACCAAGGCCATCACCCCGGCGCAGGTGCCGGGCAGCACCAATGGTGCGGTGTTCGCGGTGTATGGCGTGGGCGTGGACGATGCCAACGGCAACGTCTGGGTCAGCAACACCCGCCAGGACACCGTGGCCGTCTATCGCCAGGCGGATCTGTCGCTGGTCCACCAGTTCCCGGTCGGCACCGTACCGCACGCCCGTGACGTGGTGGTCGACAGCACGCACGGCAAGGTGTTCGCCTCGGCCACTGGCGAAGATCATCTGTCGGTGTTCGATGCGAAGACGCTGAAGGCGCTGGAGCCGATCACCCTGGCCTCCGGCGTGGACGACGAGAAGTTCGTGCCGATGAGCCTGGTACTGGATGAGCCCAGCGGCAAGCTGTTCACCGTCAGCATCGGCACGCCGGAAGCGGCGGTGATCGATGTGGCCAGCGGCAAGGTCGACAAGGTGATCGACCTGGGCAATTCGATCAGCGCTTCGGGCGTGGCGTTCGATGCCCAGCGCAACCGCCTCTACGTCGCCTCGCAGGGTACCGACAACCTGCTGATCGTCGACGTGGCCAGCGGCAAGGTCGTGCACGACGTGCCGGTCGGTGCCGGTGCACTGAACGTGGCCTTCGATGCCAAGAGCGGCCTTGCCTATGTCACCAACCGCGGCGCCGGTACGGTCACCGCCGTTGATCGTGATGGCAAGGTGGTCGGCAACCTCGATGGCGGCACCTTCCCCAACCACGTTCGCGCCGACGGCAAGGGCAATGTCTTCGCCGTGAACAAGTCGCGTGGCGCTGAGGATCCGAAGGGTGACCGCATCACCCGCATCAGCCTGCGCCAGCCGTAA
- a CDS encoding alpha/beta hydrolase-fold protein produces the protein MKSSVLPPRRGPLLSGLATLMMGLLLATPYAYAQQRNPLQKMGQTVLDAPAASYRFERFVIDSPDQQRRWRVNIAIPAKASKASSPVLYALDGNAVAMVLDQPLLTELAARKAPPVLVLIGYDNDLRIDSASRTRDYTAWIDRADDESGKTQAVGGGAAAFLDMIERRIKPEVERRANIDHQQQALWGHSLGGLFVLSSLYTRPAAFQYYLSASPSLWWSQGAPLGDIEQQFVQNAHGQPAKVWLMLGGAERVGDRGKRDMNNPRVVAHLRRIGGATPDAAMQLSERLGKVPGLSVQYREFPGLGHGPMLPASFHAALHELYGVTDRSAGDGQAAGGDTAAE, from the coding sequence ATGAAGTCTTCCGTCCTGCCGCCGCGCCGTGGCCCGCTGCTATCTGGCCTGGCCACCCTGATGATGGGCCTGCTCCTGGCTACCCCGTACGCATACGCGCAGCAACGCAATCCGCTGCAGAAGATGGGCCAGACCGTGCTTGATGCGCCGGCCGCCAGCTATCGCTTCGAGCGTTTCGTGATCGACAGCCCTGACCAGCAACGCCGCTGGCGGGTGAACATCGCGATCCCGGCCAAGGCTTCGAAGGCCTCGTCACCGGTGCTGTACGCATTGGATGGCAATGCGGTGGCGATGGTGCTGGACCAGCCACTACTGACCGAACTGGCCGCACGCAAGGCGCCGCCGGTGCTGGTGCTGATCGGCTACGACAACGATCTGCGCATCGATTCGGCGTCGCGTACCCGCGACTACACCGCCTGGATCGACCGTGCCGATGATGAAAGCGGCAAAACCCAGGCCGTCGGCGGTGGTGCAGCGGCGTTCCTGGACATGATCGAGCGCCGCATCAAGCCCGAAGTCGAACGGCGCGCCAACATCGATCACCAGCAGCAGGCGCTTTGGGGGCACTCTCTGGGCGGCCTGTTCGTGCTCAGCAGCCTGTACACCCGTCCGGCCGCTTTCCAGTATTACCTCAGCGCCAGTCCATCGTTGTGGTGGAGCCAGGGCGCGCCGCTGGGTGACATTGAGCAGCAGTTCGTGCAGAACGCACACGGTCAGCCCGCGAAGGTGTGGTTGATGCTCGGCGGCGCCGAGCGCGTCGGCGACCGTGGCAAGCGCGACATGAACAATCCGCGCGTGGTCGCGCATCTGCGCCGCATTGGCGGCGCCACACCGGATGCAGCGATGCAGCTGTCCGAACGCCTGGGCAAGGTGCCGGGGCTGAGCGTGCAGTACCGCGAGTTCCCCGGCCTCGGCCATGGCCCGATGCTGCCGGCGTCCTTCCACGCCGCCCTGCATGAGCTGTACGGCGTGACCGATCGCAGCGCCGGTGACGGCCAGGCAGCCGGTGGTGACACCGCCGCCGAATGA